One Onthophagus taurus isolate NC chromosome 11, IU_Otau_3.0, whole genome shotgun sequence genomic window carries:
- the LOC111416189 gene encoding tetratricopeptide repeat protein 5-like — protein sequence MSTKDDGNVNGDCTENKSGDILKDLSDRVGALYHFRDHYFETHDLKESVNKTHDVEVELNKIVPVFDEYKDCLDNTTRANYYYLLGKALNVVPKYDRKVEENLSKCLKLNPKLVNAWNELGECYWKNDNLKEATNCFNKALSLGKNKIALRNLSMLARQNSFNTQEERIKNIEKGLNYAKEAVQIDPHDGTSWAVLANAHLASFFGITQNPKTLKQCLSAYNQAEKDIVAKSMPDLHYNKAITLKYEEEFKLALESFNESSLYDPTWDPPKIKQKQLVKYLKDVNELTKTSGKMKLKKLQQLLQSINESKQLGPFSGGSYTSTVTGATVKLNEVKLNDLQPGLNEEKVILGKVVCSVHNEDTVPFTFCMVDNVGSCVVVTVYNIAEGKGVIIGDSVAIPEPYVTDVDFVFEEMEYKFRSIRVETPLVLVVNGKKLTRDKQASVQMSITKKFE from the exons ATGAGCACGAAAGACGATGGTAACGTAAACGGTGATTGCACGGAAAATAAATCtggtgatatcttaaaagatcTTAGC GATAGGGTGGGTGCTTTATATCATTTTAGAGATCATTACTTTGAAACGCACGACCTAAAGGAGTCCGTCAATAAAACGCACGATGTCGAagtagaattaaataaaatcgttcCCGTCTTCGATGAATACAAAGACTGTTTAGATAATACAACGCGtgctaattattattatttacttggTAAAGCGTTAAATGTCGTGCCAAAATACGATAGGAAAGTGGaagaaaatttatcaaaatgtctcaaattaaatcCGAAATTGGTTAACGCTTGGAATGAATTGGGGGAGTGTTATTGGAAAAACGATAACTTAAAAGAGGCcacaaattgttttaataaagctCTATCATTA ggaaaaaataaaatagctTTAAGAAATTTATCAATGTTAGCACgtcaaaatagttttaacaCCCAAGAAGAACGtataaaaaacattgaaaaggGTCTAAATTACGCTAAAGAAGCTGTACAAATCGATCCACATGATGGTACTTCATGGGCTGTACTAGCAAATGCCCATTTAGCatcattttttggaattacaCAGAATCcgaaaacattaaaacaatGTTTAAGTGCTTACAATCAAGCTGAAAAAGACATTGTAGCTAAAAGCATGCCGGATTTACATTATAATAAAGCAAta actttaaaatatgaagaagaatttaaattagCTTTGGAATCGTTTAACGAATCTTCTTTGTACGATCCTACGTGGGATCCtccaaaaataaagcaaaagcAATtagtgaaatatttaaaagatgttaatGAGTTGACAAAAACATCtggtaaaatgaaattaaaaaaacttcaaCAATTACTTCAATCAATTAATGAATCAAAGCAATTGGGCCCTTTTTCTGGAGGTAGCTACACATCTACTGTCACCGGGGCGACTGTTAAATTGAATGAAGTGAAATTAAACGATCTCCAACCTGGtttaaatgaagaaaaagtCATTTTGGGTAAAGTTGTATGTTCGGTGCATAACGAAGATACTGTACCTTt taccTTTTGTATGGTGGATAATGTTGGAAGTTGTGTTGTTGTTACTGTTTATAATATAGCAGAAGGAAAAGGGGTTATAATTGGAGATTCTGTAGCAATTCCTGAACCTTATGTAACTGATGTTGATTTTGTATTTGAAGAAATG